The genomic window ATACATTAACAAAACGAGTATATTGTTCAGTTATATGTGCTATATTTGTATTGCAAGAACAAACAAGTGATGACTGGTGTTAAATGTCCTTACTTCTATTCTTTCCCTgcaaaacacaaaacaatcaAATTAAAGGTTAACGACAACCAAtctttttttagttttacaaaacgTTTAATTATTATCATATTTACTAACTACAGAACTGTTTTCTGATTTGTTCTTTAGTCATGTCAGttgacaaaatatatattatgaattataaTATAAAGGATTTAGTCTTGTTAAAAGATTGATATAATCTActtaaatttacaaaacaatattgTACCGCCTTTTGGTATTGATGGTACATGGATTATATATAATCTGTAAAGACTGAAAATTAAAACGTTTAGTCTTGTTAAGATTTGAAAGTATTTTGTAGATATTTTCTTGTTGTTGACACAGTACTGTTTATACATTTCGGAGCAGACAACCAAGGACTGTTCCCTATATTTAGACACATCAGTGTTGTGTTATTGTGATAGTAAAACAACTACTGAAATGTGTGAAAACAGACTGGATAAGacttaaacaatacaaaaaaaaatataacttgatAACCAAATAATAGAGTAAAATATACCGACGGGAGATAAAAAACATAAATCGACGGTAACCTGACAAcgcaaaataggaaaaaaaaacatcaaaagacaaacaacagtacaaaatATACAAGGAGACAAAATCCGACTTGGCAAAACGAACTTAATCAAAAATCGAGATGCCACAGGCAAAATGACCCTAAAGTGAGAGGAGAATTGTACCAAAGGTAGGAGTATactcataaaaaaaattgagaatggaaatggggaatgtgacaaagagacaacaacccgaccatagagcagacaacagcagaaggtcatcaacatgtcttcaatgcaacgagaaattctcgcacccggaaacgtccttcagctggcccctaaacaaatatatactggttcagtgataatgaaccccataaTCAACTCCaagttgtacacaagaaactaaaagttaaaataatacaagactaacaaaggccagagactcctgacttgggacaggcgcaaaaatgcggcgaggttaaacatgtttgggagatatcaaccctccccctttacctctagtcaatgcagaaaagtaaacgcataacaatacgtacattaaaattcagttcaagagaagtccgagtctgatgtcagaaaatgtaaccaaagaaaacaaacaaaatgacaataatacataaataacatcagactactatatatagctagcagttaactgacatgccagctccggacttcatttaaactgattgaaaaattatgtcttcatcatatgaatatcaggcacaatcctccccgtgatgggtttagtatcataccattaaaacatatatgagaagaacataacccgtgtcatgccaacaactggtttattaataataaatgtgtttagttccgatgcaaataACCTATAAGGGAATCAATATTAACGACAAAATATggaatctttaatgacctgaccacagtatcgtaactatatcccttcttaatcagtGTATTTAAAGGTATTGTTAGCTTCTGAattgaatactgacatttttgtgacctgaacgtataaaaagtctgcatgttgagcattgttagtattagctttatttaaagtaagttgaacaggataaatttctttagtatacatacattattgagagctaaactatcatccaaatatttaaaagtatcattaaatttgtgtatcagatgttgtttcgatgggtctttgctgatttttgtcataaattgtaactcatagcaatacaattGATGACAAAACCCTGTTAATCGAAAAcgaaccaatgagacaactctcctccaaataacaatttataaaagtaaaccattacaggtcaatgtacggccttcaacacggagccttggctcacaccgaacagcacccTGAACAGGCCctaaaattacaagtgtaaaaccattcaaatgggaaaaccaaaggtttaatctatataaacaacgaaaaaacgagaaacacgtataaattttataaacaaacgacaactactgtacatcacaTTCCTGATTTAGggcaggtgcaaacatttgcagcgggatttaaCTTCTTGATGTACCAAACCTtctctttttttctgaaacaatagtatagcataacaacatagaaaaacacacgagaaaatatcaattggaaggtttaactcaattaaaaattgtataaaaatacCCGAAACCAAAGGCAAGATACAAATATCCAGTTTATTATTAAATACTAAGTCTCTGTTTCGGAGTTAACAATTGAACAAATTGTTAGGAATATCAAACTGATTAAGTGGACTTCTCAATTGTTTTTTGGCTCGATATATAACTCATTATTTTGCAACAAATTACCTTATTTATCTTTTGCCATTCATTTTCCgacatcttctttattattttctgtattcgAATTACCAACGTTTTCATTCGTGTTTCCATTGTTACCATTTCCGTTGTTCCCACTTCCAAGGTTCCAGTCACGTTTCCTTCCACGGCCCCCGATGTTTCCTATTCCTccgacatttgtttttttattattttctgtattcgAATTACCAACGTTGCTGTTGTCGTTTCCATTGTTACCATTTCCGTTGTTCCCACTTCCAAGGTTCCAGTCACGTTTCTGTCCACGGCCCCCGATGCTTCCTATTCCTCcgacatttctttttttattattttctgtattcgAATTACCAACATTGCTGTTGTCGTTTCCATTGTTTCCATTTCCGTTGTTCCCACTCCCAAGGTTCCAGTCACGTTTCTTTCCACGGCCCCCGATGCTTCCTATTCCTCcgacatttgtttctttattattttctgtattcgAATTGCCAACATTGCTATTGTCGTTTCCATTGTTACCATTGCCTTTGTTCCCACTTCCAAGGTTCCAGTCACGTTTCTGTCCATGGCCCCCGATGCTTCCTATTCCTccgacatttgtttttttattattttctgtattcgAATTACCAACGTTGCTGTTGTCGTTTCCATTGTTACCATTTCCGTTGTTCCCACTTCCAAGGTTCCATTCACGTTTCCTTCCACGGCCCCCGATGCTTCCTACTCCTccgacatttgtttttttattattttttgtattcgaaTTACCAACGTTGCTGTTGTCGTTTCCATTGTTACCATTGCCTTTGTTCCCACTTCCAAGGTTCCAGTCACGTTTCTGTCCACGGCCCCCCATGCTTCCTATTCCTCcgacatttgtttctttattattttctgtattcgAATTACCAACATTGCTATTGTCGTTTCCATTGTTACCATTGCCTTTGTTCCCACTTCCAAGGTTCCAGTCACGTTTCTGTCCACGGCCCCCCATGCTTCCTATTCCTCcgacatttgtttctttattatttgctGTATTCGAATTACCAACATTGCTATTGTCGTTTCCATTGTTACCATTGCCTTTGTTCCCACTTCCAAGGTTCCAGTCACGTTTCTGTCCATGGCCCCCGATGCTTCCTATTCCTccgacatttgtttttttattattttctgtattcgAATTACCAACGTTGCTGTTGTCGTTTCCATTGTTACCATTTCCGTTGTTCCCACTTCCAAGGTTCCATTCACGTTTCCTTCCACGGCCCCCGATGCTTCCTATTCCTccgacatttgtttttttattattttttgtattcgaaTTACCAACATTCGTGTTGTCGTTTCCATTGTTACCATTTCCGTTGTTCCCACTTCCAAGGTTCCAGTCACGTTTCTTTCCACGGCCCCCGATGCTTCCTATTCCTccgacatttgtttttttattattctttgtaTTCGAATTACCAACATTCGTGTTGTCGTTTCCATTGTTACCATTTCCGTTGTTCCCACTTCCAAGGTTCCAGTCACGTTTCTTTCCACGGCCCCCGATGCTTCCTATTCCTCcgacatttgtttctttattattttctgtattcgAATTACCAACATTGCTATTGTCGTTTCCATTGTTACCATTGCCTTTGTTCCCACTTCCAAGGTTCCAGTCAAGTTTCTGTCCATGGCCCCCGATGCTTCCTATTCCTccgacatttgtttttttattattttctgtattcgAATTACCAACGTTGCTGTTGTCGTTTCCATTGTTACCATTGCCTTTGTTCCCACTTCCAAGGTTCCAGTCACGTTTCTGTCCACGGCCCCCCATGCTTCCTATTCCTCcgacatttgtttctttattatttgctGTATTCGAATTACCAACATTGCTATTGTCGTTTCCATTGTTACCATTGCCTTTGTTCCCACTTCCAAGGTTCCAGTCACGTTTCTGTCCACGGCCCCCCATGCTTCCTATTCCTCcgacatttgtttctttattatttgctGTATTCGAATTACCAACATTGCTATTGTCGTTTCCATTGTTACCATTGCCTTTGTTTCCACTTCCAAGGTTCCAGTCACGTTTCTGTCCACGGCCCCCCATGCTTCCTATTCCTCcgacatttgtttctttattatttgccCTATTCGAATTACCAACATTGCTATTGTCGTTTCCATTGTTACCATTGCCTTTGTTCCCACTTCCAAGGTTCCAGTTACGTTTCTGTCCATGGCCCCCGATACTTCCTATTCCTccgacatttgtttttttattattttctgtattcgAATTACCAACGTTGCTGTTGTCGTTTCCATTGTTACCATTTCCGTTGTTCCCACTTCCAAGGTTCCATTCACGTTTCCTTCCACGGCCCCCGATGCTTCCTATTCCTCCAAAATTTGTgtctttattattttctgtattcgAATTAAAAACGTTTTCAGGCATCTTACCATTGTTACCATTTCCGTTGTTGCTACTTCCAATGTTCCAGTCACGTTTCCGTCCATCCCCCTGGATGCTTCCTATTCCTCcgacatttgtttctttattattttctgtattcgAATTACCAACGTTGCTGTTGTCGTTTCCATTGTTACCATTTCCGTTGTTCCCACTTCCAAGGTTCCATTCACGTTTCCTTCCACGGCCCCCGATGCTTCCTATTCCTccgacatttgtttttttattattttttgtattcgaaTTACCAACATTCGTGTTGTCGTTTCCATTGTTACCATTTCCGTTGTTCCCACTTCCAAGGTTCCAGTCACGTTTCTTTCCACGGCCCCCGATGCTTCCTATTCCTccgacatttgtttttttattattctttgtaTTCGAATTACCAACATTCGTGTTGTCGTTTCCATTGTTACCATTTCCGTTGTTCCCACTTCCAAGGTTCCAGTCACGTTTCTTTCCACGGCCCCCGATGCTTCCTATTCCTCcgacatttgtttctttattattttctgtattcgAATTACCAACATTGCTATTGTCGTTTCCATTGTTACCATTGCCTTTGTTCCCACTTCCAAGGTTCCAGTCAAGTTTCTGTCCATGGCCCCCGATGCTTCCTATTCCTccgacatttgtttttttattattttctgtattcgAATTACCAACGTTGCTGTTGTCGTTTCCATTGTTACCATTGCCTTTGTTCCCACTTCCAAGGTTCCAGTCACGTTTCTGTCCACGGCCCCCCATGCTTCCTATTCCTCcgacatttgtttctttattatttgctGTATTCGAATTACCAACATTGCTATTGTCGTTTCCATTGTTACCATTGCCTTTGTTCCCACTTCCAAGGTTCCAGTCACGTTTCTGTCCACGGCCCCCCATGCTTCCTATTCCTCcgacatttgtttctttattatttgctGTATTCGAATTACCAACATTGCTATTGTCGTTTCCATTGTTACCATTGCCTTTGTTTCCACTTCCAAGGTTCCAGTCACGTTTCTGTCCACGGCCCCCCATGCTTCCTATTCCTCcgacatttgtttctttattatttgccCTATTCGAATTACCAACATTGCTATTGTCGTTTCCATTGTTACCATTGCCTTTGTTCCCACTTCCAAGGTTCCAGTTACGTTTCTGTCCATGGCCCCCGATACTTCCTATTCCTccgacatttgtttttttattattttctgtattcgAATTACCAACGTTGCTGTTGTCGTTTCCATTGTTACCATTTCCGTTGTTCCCACTTCCAAGGTTCCATTCACGTTTCCTTCCACGGCCCCCGATGCTTCCTATTCCTCCAAAATTTGTgtctttattattttctgtattcgAATTAAAAACGTTTTCAGGCATCTTACCATTGTTACCATTTCCGTTGTTGCTACTTCCAATGTTCCAGTCACGTTTCCGTCCATCCCCCTGGATGCTTCCTATTCCTCcgacatttgtttctttattattttttgtattcgaaTTACCAACATTCGTGTTGTCGTTTCCATTGTTACCATTTCCGTTGTTCCCACTTCCAAGGTTCCAGTCACGTTTCCTTCCACCCCCCTGGATGCTTCCTATTCCTCcgacatttgtttctttattatttgctGTATTCGAATTACCAACATTGCTATTGTCGTTTCCATTGTTACCATTGCCTTTGTTCCCACTTCCAAGGTTCCAGTCACGTTTCTGTCCACGGCCCCCCATGCTTCCTATTCCTCcgacatttgtttctttattatttgctGTATTCGAATTACCAACATTGCTATTGTCGTTTCCATTGTTACCATTGCCTTTGTTCCCACTTCCAAGGTTCCAGTCACGTTTCTGTCCACGGCCCCCCATGCTTCCTATTCCTccgacatttgtttttttattatttgctgTATTCGAATTACCAACATTGCTATTGTCGTTTCCATTGTTACCATTGCCTTTGTTCCCACTTCCAAGGTTCCAGTCACGTTTCTGTCCATGGCCCCCGATGCTTCCTATTCCTccgacatttgtttttttattattttctgtattcgAATTACCAACGTTGCTGTTGTCGTTTCCATTGTTACCATTTCCGTTGTTCCCACTTCCAAGGTTCCATTCACGTTTCCTTCCACGGCCCCCGATGCTTCCTATTCCTccgacatttgtttttttattattttttgtattcgaaTTACCAACATTCGTGTTGTCGTTTCCATTGTTACCATTTCCGTTGTTCCCACTTCCAAGGTTCCAGTCACGTTTCTTTCCACGGCCCTCGATGCTTCCTATTCCTccgacatttgtttttttattattttttgtattcgaaTTACCAACATTCGTGTTGTCGTTTCCATTGTTACCATTTCCGTTGTTCCCACTTCCAAGGTTCCAGTCACGTTTCTTTCCACGGCCCCCGATGCTTCCTATTCCTCcgacatttgtttctttattattttctgtattcgAATTACCAACATTGCTATTGTCGTTTCCATTGTTACCATTGCCTTTGTTCCTACTTCCAAGGTTCCAGTCACGTTTCTGTCTATGGCCCCCGATGCTTCCTATTCCTccgacatttgtttttttattattttctgtattcgAATTACCAACGTTGCTGTTGTCGTTTCCATTGTTACCATTGCCTTTGTTCCCACTTCCAAGGTTCCAGTCACGTTTCTGTCCACGGCCCCCCATGCTTCCTATTCCTCggacatttgtttctttattatttgctGTATTCGAATTACCAACATTGCTATTGTCGTTTCCATTGTTACCATTGCCTTTGTTCCCACTTCCAAGGTTCCAGTCACGTTTCTGTCCACGGCCCCCCATGCTTCCTATTCCTccgacatttgtttttttattatttgctgTATTCGAATTACCAACATTGCTGTTGTCGTTTCCATTGTTACCATTGCCTTTGTTCCCACTTCCAAGGTTCCAGTTACGTTTCTGTCCACGGCCCCCCATCCTTCCTATTCCTCcgacatttgtttctttattatttgctGTATTCGAATTACCAACATTGCTATTGTCGTTTCCATTGTTACCATTGCCTTTGTTCCCACTTCCAAGGTTCCAGTCACGTTTCTGTCCACGGCCCCCCATGCTTCCTATTCCTCcgacatttgtttctttattatttgctGTATTTGAATTACCAACATTGCTATTGTCGTTTCCATTGTTACCATTGCCTTTGTTCCCACTTCCAAGGTTCCAGTCACGTTTCTGTCCATGGCCCCCGATACTTCCTATTCCTccgacatttgtttttttattattttctgtattcgAATTACCAACGTTACTGTTGTCGTTTCCATTGTTACCATTTCCGTTGTTCCCACTTCCAAGGTTCCATTCACGTTTCCTTCCACGGCCCGCGATGCTTCCTATTCCTCCGAcatttgtgtttttattattttttgtattcgaaTTACCAACGTTGCTGTTGTCGTTTCCATTGTTACCATTTCCGTTGTTCCCACTTCCAAGGTTCCAGTCACGTTTCTTTCCACGGCCCCCGATGCTTCCTATTCCTccgacatttgtttttttattattttttgtattcgaaTTACCAACATTCGTGTTGTCGTTTCCATTGTTACCATTTCCGTTGTTCCCACTTCCAAGGTTCCAGTCACGTTTCTTTCCACGGCCCCCGATGCTTCCTATTCCTCcgacatttgtttctttattattttctgtattcgAATTACCAACATTGCTATTGTCGTTTCCATTGTTACCATTGCCTTTGTTCCCACTTCCAAGGTTCCAGTCACGTTTCTGTCCATGGCCCCCGATGCTTCCTATTCCTccgacatttgtttttttattattttctgtattcgAATTACCAACGTTGCTGTTGTCGTTTCCATTGTTACCATTTCCGTTGTTCCCACTTCCAAGGTTCCATTCACGTTTCCTTCCACGGCCCCCGATGCTTCCTATTCCTccgacatttgtttttttattattttttgtattcgaaTTACCAACATTCGTGTTGTCGTTTCCATTGTTACCATTTCCGTTGTTCCCACTTCCAAGGTTCCAGTCACGTTTCTTTCCATGGCCCCCGATACTTCCTATTCCTccgacatttgtttttttattattttctgtattcgAATTACCAACGTTGCTGTTGTCGTTTCCATTGTTACCATTTCCGTTGTTCCCACTTCCAAGGTTCCATTCACGTTTCCTTCCACGGCCCCCGATGCTTCCTATTCCTCCAAAATTTGTgtctttattattttctgtattcgAATTAAAAACGTTTTCAGGCATCTTACCATTGTTACCATTTCCGTTGTTGCTACTTCCAATGTTCCAGTCACGTTTCCGTCCATCCCCCTGGATGCTTCCTATTCCTCcgacatttgtttctttattattttttgtattcgaaTTACCAACATTCGTGTTGTCGTTTCCATTGTTACCATTTCCGTTGTTCCCACTTCCAAGTTTCCAGTCACGTTTCCTGATGAAGAATGAAAATAGTTATGTTGATACAGCCcgttataaaacaaacaattaagcATGAATGAAGAGTATcacattaatttcttttaaacaagagggacgacagataccaggCAGACAGTTAAACTCTGATACCTTTCAGGAAAACTTCCTAAATTGAATGACAGAAATTGTCAATGTCAGGAAAATCCCACACTAAGAAGCGATATTGTTTTcaccattgttttattttgtatgtattatttAGTATTCAGTATATAAAACTCAATTTAGAAACTAAACCACTTTCATCATAACTATATTGATCTTTTAGGCTTTTTAAGCAAAACATATTGAGCTTTTACGAGAGttttaatattgttgtttaaaGCATCagagaaattaaattaaaaaaagaaataagctatgaaaaaaagtaaaatcaaataaaCTATTAATACACGCTGAATAAAAACTGATACTACTTCGGTTTTACCTGAGATAATTCATAAGGGTATCACTGGCAAAATCATCATTGTCACCATTTGTTTCTCCATTTCTGTTTTGAATACTCTGTCCTAAAAAGAAAACCAGAAAAGTTGTATTTTggtattcatttttaaaaaatgttaacaaaGTTAAAAGTTTTGCAGAGATTTTGTGTTAGagtataaaatttattttgtcattcaaaCACACACTAAAACACTCTTCAGAAGTGTCACCGGGCTTTAGTGATTGACATTGCTCATTTTAGTAAAAATTTAGTAACATTTTCCAACCTTTAAATTCTAATTGATAATCTGTAAAATCTTACAAACAACAAATCGAATTCATGCTTTATCATATACCTCATACATGTGTTAACATTTaatgctttgtttttatttttaaatcaaattgacaGTTCAAGTTGCTATTGGGtcaaaattaatttaataaaaagttgattgtttttttttcttttttttttgcctgtATAAAAAATGAGGCATGATTGCCAAGATACATCCATGTTGGTCTCACATGGATAAAGAGTTATTGTTTTTAAAGTCAAGTTTGGCCGAGAAAAAGAGATTTTAAGGGATTGGCCATTATAAAGATAACATGTTATTCAGATTTAACAGTATGACTTAATCTGATTGGTTGCTATGTGCACCcgctatttgtttatttttagagaCGTCGTTCACTTTGTATTATACCAAAGGCATAATGAACTATTTGCATTTAACCCTACGCAACTGAGATGTCTTTTCAACGCTAGGATGAGtgcatgataaaattgagaatggaaatggggaatgtgccaaagagacaacaacccgaccatagagcagacaacagcagaaggtcaccaacagatcttcaatgcaACGATAAATtctcgcacctggaggcgtccttcagctggcctctaaacaattatatactggttcagtgataatgaacaccatactaaactccaaattgtacacaagaaactaaaagttaaaataatacaagactaacaaaggccataggctcctgacttgggacaggcgcaaaaatgagtcggggttaaacatgtttgtgagatctcaacactccccctatacctctagctaatgcagaaaagtaaacgcataacaatacgcacatgtATTTCGTCAATTTTCCGCCCTAATTTTATTGATTGGTATATTGTATAATAACTCTGAATATCAACACAAcgatgttaaatctgcaaatttgtaaAAGCAATTGTTTTTTTCATCCCTCAATGGAATTAGAACTCAATGTCAGTAAAATGTGGAGTTGAAAACACACTAcgtgatatataaggcatgaatatatatatgattgGAATTAATGCATTATCATATGTAAACCTCCATTTGAAGTCATTGatgagaaaaatatataatactttcATATTACACATTATAAATAAACCGCGGAAATACTTTGTGAATGTttctaaaaaatgtttgtattacCGTTTGGTATAGCTTATTAACATAATATCCTTACCGCTGACTGTCATGAACAGACAGCTTAATAGTACTACAGCCTTTATTGTCATTACTtttctgaaatagaaaaaaaattatatagtattgtattCCCATTAAGATCGTATGTTCACTAGACAAAGCTGATGAATGTGCTGTGTTTGTTAATACGTACATgttgtaaagtttatatggctgtttataaaacatgttattaCTGAGTATATAATCAAGCTCGTTTACACGTTTAGGAGTGTATGTGAAGCTTGTATACAAGATGAAGAGTGTATGTGCAAGCTCAAATACAAGTACAAAGAGTATATGTTAAACCTCAAATAAAAGTATAAGAGTATATATTGAAGCTCGTTAACGAGTGCTATATTATATtaatcaacaaaagaaacgatacacgactttggagtaaatttatcaaaaagataCACTGtgttaaaaagctttcatttgcaaagtatgcacatatgataatgaaaattaaaacctgTCGGAAAGTAACTAAATTCCGTTAAACGACAATAGGGTGCAATTTATTTTTGCGAAAGGTTGGATAAAAAAACGACACACAATTTTCTATGCACTAAATGAACCttcaaatttgtttacaaatattcaatatgctaatcaagttatgttcatcTCGTTAATTATGGGTTaaatattatttaagaaaaaaaacattagttAAACTACCTGTTATATGCTACGTTTGTGCTTAAGTTTTCTTTTTGTAATAAGTGTTGAACAATATGCCTTTTACCTCATTTTGGTTTGTACTAAGTAATCATTCTTAAACAACATGATCAACGGACTTATTTCTAATTTCTTTGGTTTTTTCTTGTTACCTTGATTTGTATTTTTAAGATCTATCAGTGAGATTTTAACATCGGTACACTAATATCGCCTTTAAAAATTAACTCAATATATTAACTTACATGCGAAGCGATGTATGaggtttttaaatttaatagatGCTTTTTAtcctttttcttaaatatttgttcgttttgagattgtgacacaatAATGACTGTTGTtctcatattttgactattttaccaataatgtctgttttgttcacgcatagttgtaaatataatggaatttcgCAACTTCACGCTTACAtcctaaatttgaaaaaaaaaatataattaaatacaaTAAACTTTAATTAGACGCGTGTTTTATCTCTAAAATGACTCATCAataacaatcaaataaaaaaaaatatatatagacaatataaTGTACGAtatcgaagagcattgaggaccacaattcATAAAAATT from Mytilus galloprovincialis chromosome 5, xbMytGall1.hap1.1, whole genome shotgun sequence includes these protein-coding regions:
- the LOC143074510 gene encoding uncharacterized protein LOC143074510 → MGGRGQKRDWNLGSGNKGNGNNGNDNSNVGNSNTENNKETNVGGIGSMGGRGQKRDWNLGSGNKGNGNNGNDNSNVGNSNTKNNKKTNVGGVGSIGGRGRKREWNLGSGNNGNGNNGNDNSNVGNSNTENNKKTNVGGIGSIGGHGQKRDWNLGSGNKGNGNNGNDNSNVGNSNTENNKETNVGGIGSIGGRGKKRDWNLGSGNNGNGNNGNDNSNVGNSNTENNKKRNVGGIGSIGGRGQKRDWNLGSGNNGNGNNGNDNSNVGNSNTENNKKTNVGGIGNIGGRGRKRDWNLGSGNNGNGNNGNTNENVGNSNTENNKEDVGK